The following are encoded together in the Triticum dicoccoides isolate Atlit2015 ecotype Zavitan chromosome 6B, WEW_v2.0, whole genome shotgun sequence genome:
- the LOC119325711 gene encoding uncharacterized protein LOC119325711 → MALRSLIRKMPAVGLRSTPMPPRMGPVHALSTAAGSRIMSDGAPGINGRAKIYSEDEIAERREAIKRLHAEIEKDRAVSERYLAEHRNVMEMLEQQSAAGEAAYNAAMRDISEARVSCMKTLKNVATACDVVAVACPMLIVLMMITT, encoded by the exons ATGGCGCTGCGATCGCTTATTCGAAAGATGCCGGCCGTTGGTCTCAGATCGACGCCGATGCCCCCCCGTATGGGGCCCGTCCACGCGCTCTCGACGGCGGCTGGTTCTCGGATTATGTCCGATGGTGCTCCC GGAATAAATGGCCGAGCGAAGATTTATTCCGAAGATGAGATAGCTGAACGACGGGAGGCAATAAAACGCCTGCACGCGGAGATTGAGAAGGACCGTGCGGTGTCTGAAAGGTATCTAGCTGAGCACAGGAATGTAATGGAGATGCTGGAACAACAGAGTGCTGCAGGAGAAGCTGCCTATAATGCAGCTATGAG GGATATTAGTGAAGCCCGTGTAAGTTGTATGAAAACACTGAAGAACGTGGCTACGGCATGCGATGTTGTTGCGGTTGCCTGCCCTATGCTGATTGTCCTTATGATGATCACTACATAG